In one window of Methanobrevibacter sp. DNA:
- a CDS encoding DUF3100 domain-containing protein, protein MKKDRDKTDIQHIYRDKTDKRILKKNPWKDYGLHVSVLVLVIIANFIGPIKIPLAKGVEVSVMPLLYTMVLGLIFYLAKPITWIQRKQSRVAEGAMMLFIGVLIAKLAVSSGQSIHLIFEMGPALILQELGHLATIFIALPIALLLGFKRETIGMTSSIGREPEVAVVVDKYGFNSPESRGIFALFIVGTIIGTVFISFLTSICVSILPLHPYAFAMASGVGSASMNAASLAPTIAAFPQLATQIEAFAGFSNLLSFSVGIYIVIFIAIPLTEKLYSILEPRIGREAIVKEEDE, encoded by the coding sequence ATGAAAAAAGATAGAGACAAGACAGACATTCAACACATTTATCGTGACAAAACTGATAAACGTATTTTGAAAAAGAATCCATGGAAGGACTATGGATTGCATGTTAGTGTACTTGTTTTAGTTATAATTGCTAACTTTATTGGGCCGATTAAGATTCCATTGGCTAAAGGAGTCGAAGTTTCAGTAATGCCTTTGTTATATACAATGGTGTTAGGTTTAATTTTTTATTTGGCAAAACCAATTACTTGGATTCAAAGAAAGCAATCTAGAGTTGCTGAAGGTGCAATGATGCTATTTATTGGTGTATTGATTGCAAAATTGGCTGTTTCCAGTGGTCAATCTATCCATTTGATTTTTGAAATGGGGCCTGCTTTGATATTACAAGAATTAGGGCATTTAGCTACAATTTTCATCGCTCTTCCTATTGCGTTATTATTAGGATTTAAGCGTGAAACAATAGGTATGACTTCATCTATCGGTCGTGAACCTGAAGTTGCAGTTGTTGTTGATAAATATGGTTTCAATTCACCAGAATCAAGGGGAATTTTTGCATTGTTCATTGTAGGGACAATTATCGGAACAGTATTTATTAGTTTCCTAACCAGTATCTGTGTTTCAATACTTCCGTTACATCCATATGCATTTGCTATGGCTAGTGGAGTTGGTAGTGCAAGTATGAATGCAGCATCATTGGCTCCAACTATTGCAGCATTTCCTCAATTGGCAACTCAAATTGAGGCATTTGCAGGATTCAGTAATTTGCTTTCATTCTCAGTTGGTATTTATATTGTAATATTTATTGCTATTCCTTTAACAGAAAAATTATATTCAATTTTAGAACCTAGGATTGGAAGAGAAGCTATTGTAAAAGAGGAGGATGAATAG